The following are encoded together in the Bradyrhizobium sp. CCGUVB1N3 genome:
- a CDS encoding cytochrome P450 — protein sequence MNIQTPVRTDKAERMRRAREEAYATPLKDYHPGAPRLFQDDTLWPWFERLRKEEPVHYCTNAPIEPYWSVVRYNDIMHVDTNHGIFSSDSTLGGISIRDVPAGYDWPSFIAMDQPTHSAQRKTVSPMFTPTHLDELAKLIRQRSQTVLDNLPRNETFNFVERVSIELTTQMLATLFDFPWEERRKLTRWSDVSTALPKSGIVASAEERRKEMDECYAYMSRLWNERVNSAPRNDLLSLMAHNDATRFMDPDNLMGNIILLIVGGNDTTRNTMTGSVLALNENPEQYDKLRANPALIDSMVPEVIRWQTPLAHMRRTALQDTEIGGKEIKKGDRVVMWYVSGNRDEEMFERPNDFIIDRPRPRTHLSFGFGIHRCVGMRLAELQLRIIWEEMLKRFDRIEVVGEPRRIYSSFIKGYETLPVRIPG from the coding sequence ATGAACATCCAAACTCCGGTCAGGACCGACAAGGCCGAACGCATGCGCCGGGCGCGCGAGGAGGCCTATGCGACGCCATTGAAGGACTACCATCCGGGTGCGCCGCGGCTGTTCCAGGACGACACGCTGTGGCCGTGGTTCGAACGGCTGCGCAAGGAAGAGCCGGTGCATTACTGCACCAACGCGCCGATCGAACCCTACTGGTCGGTGGTGAGATACAACGACATCATGCATGTCGACACCAATCACGGCATCTTCTCGTCCGACTCGACGCTCGGCGGCATCTCGATCCGCGACGTGCCGGCCGGTTATGACTGGCCGAGCTTCATCGCGATGGACCAGCCCACCCACTCGGCGCAGCGCAAGACGGTGTCGCCGATGTTCACGCCCACGCATCTGGACGAGCTGGCAAAGCTGATCCGCCAGCGCTCGCAGACCGTGCTGGACAACCTGCCGCGCAACGAGACCTTCAATTTCGTCGAACGCGTCTCGATCGAGCTGACGACGCAGATGCTGGCCACCCTGTTCGACTTCCCCTGGGAGGAGCGGCGCAAGCTGACGCGCTGGTCGGACGTCTCCACCGCGCTGCCCAAGAGCGGCATCGTCGCCTCCGCCGAGGAGCGGCGGAAGGAGATGGACGAGTGCTACGCCTACATGTCCAGGCTGTGGAATGAGCGCGTCAATTCCGCGCCGCGCAACGACCTGCTGTCGCTGATGGCCCATAACGACGCCACGCGCTTCATGGACCCCGACAACCTCATGGGCAACATCATCCTGCTCATCGTCGGTGGCAACGACACCACGCGCAACACCATGACCGGCTCGGTGCTGGCGCTGAACGAGAACCCCGAGCAGTACGACAAGCTCCGCGCCAATCCGGCGCTGATCGATTCCATGGTGCCGGAGGTGATCCGCTGGCAGACGCCGCTCGCGCACATGCGGCGCACCGCGCTGCAGGACACCGAGATCGGCGGCAAGGAGATCAAGAAAGGCGACCGCGTCGTGATGTGGTACGTCTCCGGCAACCGCGACGAGGAGATGTTCGAAAGACCGAACGACTTCATCATCGACCGGCCGCGGCCGCGCACGCATCTGTCCTTCGGCTTCGGCATCCACCGCTGCGTCGGCATGCGGCTCGCGGAACTCCAACTCAGGATCATCTGGGAGGAGATGCTCAAGCGCTTCGACCGCATCGAGGTGGTCGGCGAGCCCCGGCGGATCTATTCCAGCTTCATCAAGGGCTACGAGACGCTGCCGGTGAGGATTCCGGGCTGA
- a CDS encoding class I SAM-dependent methyltransferase, which translates to MAAQDPFAGFKAIQKEAWSLFSPMEAFTTPPAAKLVDFAGVKPGQKLLDVGCGTGVVAVTAARRGAKVRGLDLSPVLLERAREHAGFVQLDIDFTEGDAEKLPYGDGEFDVVLSQFGHMFAPRPEIAVGEMLRVLKGGGTIAFSTWPPHLYTGRMFALVARHVPPPEGVASPVLWGDPKIIAERLSGKVKGLAYEMDMMTPSALSPQHFRRLMEATAGPLTKLVQQYKDEPDKLRSFRSEFEALITEYFDPGNNIMRMQFLMTKAQKG; encoded by the coding sequence ATGGCCGCTCAGGATCCGTTTGCAGGTTTCAAGGCGATCCAGAAGGAAGCCTGGTCGCTGTTCTCGCCGATGGAAGCGTTCACGACGCCGCCGGCCGCCAAGCTCGTCGACTTCGCCGGCGTCAAGCCCGGCCAGAAGCTGCTCGATGTCGGCTGCGGAACCGGCGTGGTCGCGGTCACTGCGGCGCGCAGAGGTGCGAAGGTGAGGGGGCTTGATCTCTCTCCCGTCCTGCTCGAGCGGGCCCGCGAGCATGCCGGGTTCGTTCAGCTCGATATCGATTTCACCGAGGGCGATGCCGAAAAGCTGCCCTACGGCGACGGCGAGTTCGATGTGGTGCTGAGCCAGTTCGGCCACATGTTCGCGCCGCGCCCCGAAATTGCGGTCGGCGAGATGCTGCGCGTCCTGAAAGGTGGCGGAACGATCGCCTTCTCGACATGGCCGCCGCATCTCTACACCGGGCGGATGTTCGCGCTGGTCGCGCGCCACGTCCCGCCGCCGGAGGGCGTAGCCTCGCCGGTACTGTGGGGCGATCCGAAGATCATCGCGGAGCGTCTATCCGGTAAGGTCAAGGGCCTCGCCTACGAGATGGACATGATGACGCCGTCCGCGCTCAGCCCGCAGCATTTCCGCCGCTTGATGGAGGCAACCGCCGGCCCGCTGACGAAGTTGGTCCAGCAATACAAGGACGAGCCGGACAAGCTGCGCAGCTTCCGCAGCGAGTTCGAAGCGCTGATCACGGAATACTTCGACCCCGGCAACAACATCATGCGCATGCAGTTCCTGATGACGAAGGCGCAGAAGGGGTGA
- a CDS encoding DUF3551 domain-containing protein, with product MRMLHSMILAGTMVLAVAPVEAQRYDPRYPVCLQSWHEHGITFFDCSYISIDQCRATASGLNAMCLENPYWQRWQALSSRRQGRDY from the coding sequence ATGCGCATGCTTCATTCGATGATCCTGGCGGGCACGATGGTGCTGGCGGTAGCACCGGTGGAGGCGCAACGCTATGACCCGCGCTACCCGGTGTGCCTGCAGTCTTGGCATGAGCACGGCATCACGTTCTTCGACTGCAGCTATATCTCGATAGATCAATGCCGGGCGACGGCCTCGGGACTTAACGCCATGTGCCTGGAGAACCCGTATTGGCAGCGATGGCAGGCGCTCAGCTCGCGGCGTCAAGGCCGAGACTATTAG
- a CDS encoding M48 family metallopeptidase, with protein sequence MSELSGQIEVAQDAASPTVYFDGVSSRRRKVTLGLDDQLEIREEGEAPTRWAYADIRRADSPPGVLRLSCTSAPPLARLEVREAPLAREIAARCLRLDEHQASRHGVAKIVGWSLAAAVSILAVILFGVPLAADRLAPLVPEPLQRRIGDAAEVQVKAAFGGRVCDNPAGQAAFAKLMKRLRDAAGLDDTVTSAVLPTAIPNAFALPGGKVYLLGGLLNKAENVDEVAGILAHELGHLKHHDNMRGIIYNGGTSFLIGLLFGDVTGSSAVIFASRSVVEASYSREAETAADTFAIDLMHALGRSPKPAAELMFRITGKEGGSGFTILASHPLTEDRLARMTREDRPASGEPLLTAEEWVALKGICGGAGKV encoded by the coding sequence GTGAGCGAGTTGTCCGGACAGATCGAGGTTGCGCAGGACGCCGCTTCGCCGACCGTCTATTTCGACGGCGTGTCGAGCCGCCGCCGCAAGGTCACGCTCGGCCTCGACGACCAGCTCGAGATCCGCGAAGAGGGCGAAGCGCCGACACGCTGGGCCTATGCCGATATCCGCCGCGCCGACAGTCCGCCCGGCGTGTTGCGCCTGTCCTGCACCTCTGCGCCGCCTCTGGCGCGGCTCGAAGTGCGCGAGGCGCCGCTTGCGCGCGAGATCGCCGCGCGCTGCCTGCGGCTCGACGAGCACCAGGCGAGCCGCCACGGTGTCGCAAAGATCGTTGGGTGGTCGCTGGCCGCGGCGGTCTCGATTCTCGCGGTCATCCTGTTCGGCGTGCCACTCGCGGCGGACCGCCTTGCACCGCTGGTGCCGGAGCCGCTGCAGCGGCGGATCGGAGATGCCGCCGAGGTGCAGGTCAAGGCCGCGTTCGGCGGCCGCGTGTGCGACAACCCGGCGGGGCAGGCGGCCTTCGCCAAGCTCATGAAGCGCCTGCGCGACGCAGCAGGCCTCGACGACACCGTGACGTCGGCGGTGCTGCCGACCGCGATTCCGAACGCCTTCGCGCTGCCCGGCGGAAAGGTCTATCTGCTCGGCGGGCTGCTCAACAAGGCCGAGAATGTCGATGAGGTCGCGGGCATCCTTGCGCACGAGCTCGGGCATCTCAAGCATCACGACAACATGCGCGGCATCATCTACAACGGCGGCACCTCTTTCCTGATCGGGCTGCTGTTCGGCGACGTCACCGGCTCAAGCGCCGTGATCTTCGCCTCGCGCAGCGTGGTCGAAGCCTCCTACTCGCGCGAGGCCGAGACGGCCGCCGACACCTTCGCGATCGACCTGATGCACGCGCTCGGCCGCTCACCAAAACCCGCGGCCGAATTGATGTTCCGCATCACCGGCAAGGAAGGCGGAAGCGGCTTCACGATCCTCGCCAGCCACCCGCTGACCGAAGACCGCCTCGCCCGCATGACCAGGGAGGACCGCCCCGCCAGCGGCGAGCCGCTGCTGACCGCGGAGGAGTGGGTGGCGCTGAAGGGCATTTGCGGCGGGGCCGGGAAAGTCTAG
- a CDS encoding cupin domain-containing protein: MSESSGGQASTQQAGFAGVTRRVLERLALPGDRRELVVVEVTYPPGGVAPLHRHPVGGVIFIVEGVAESAYGDDETRQYRAGETLQDRSDSPHTLFRNCDSERPLRFLTIYALEPGRSYTTDP; this comes from the coding sequence ATGAGTGAGAGCAGCGGCGGTCAGGCAAGCACGCAACAAGCCGGCTTTGCGGGTGTCACACGCAGGGTTCTCGAACGCCTTGCCTTGCCGGGTGATCGGCGGGAGCTCGTCGTGGTCGAGGTGACCTATCCGCCCGGGGGCGTCGCGCCGCTTCACCGGCATCCAGTCGGCGGCGTGATCTTCATCGTCGAAGGCGTTGCCGAGTCGGCCTATGGCGACGATGAGACGCGACAGTATCGAGCCGGCGAGACCTTGCAGGATCGCTCCGACAGTCCCCACACGCTGTTTCGCAATTGTGACTCGGAGCGCCCGCTCCGCTTTCTGACTATCTACGCTCTTGAACCCGGGCGCTCCTACACAACGGATCCCTGA
- a CDS encoding YjgN family protein, translating to MTVFPPPVPPPLPPARVDFTGDRGEFRRLVTRGAALELVTFGFYRFWLVTDMRRHLWSNTSVDGDAAEYTGRAKELLIGFLFALAILVPIYLAYFLVGIEFERWQSFASTPLFIAFYAFGQFAVFRARRYRLTRTVWRGVRFWMDGSGWAYSLRAMLWGLLVFLTLGLALPWREASLERYKMRHSHYGDLSGDFEGTGWEFFKRAWGLWLLTPLAFAIPLLAPFLYAEFKAREWRWWLAGIRIDGVSLSSKLPHDAFYGLYWKVVGWSLLLFTLLGSWIAGCTALVMRLTGLSIEQLFGPEAGTSIPLLLLMAIGYLATALAFNIVMRVYLQRDLWVKVLETTHVHGIEAAANAKAGGELASALGEGLADGLDVAGF from the coding sequence ATGACTGTCTTTCCGCCGCCCGTGCCGCCGCCATTGCCGCCGGCGCGGGTCGATTTCACAGGCGACCGCGGCGAGTTTCGCCGGCTGGTCACGAGGGGCGCCGCGCTCGAGCTCGTCACATTCGGCTTCTACCGCTTCTGGCTCGTCACCGACATGCGCCGGCATCTCTGGTCGAACACCTCGGTCGACGGCGATGCCGCCGAATATACCGGGCGGGCCAAGGAGCTCCTGATCGGCTTCCTGTTTGCGCTCGCAATCCTGGTGCCGATCTATCTCGCCTATTTCCTCGTCGGCATCGAGTTCGAACGCTGGCAGAGCTTTGCCTCGACGCCTCTGTTCATCGCCTTCTACGCCTTCGGCCAGTTCGCGGTTTTTCGCGCGCGGCGCTATCGCCTGACGCGCACGGTGTGGCGCGGTGTGCGCTTCTGGATGGACGGATCGGGCTGGGCCTATTCGCTTCGCGCGATGCTCTGGGGACTGCTCGTGTTCCTGACGCTTGGCCTTGCCTTGCCGTGGCGTGAAGCCTCGCTCGAGCGCTACAAGATGCGGCATTCCCATTACGGTGACCTCTCCGGCGATTTCGAGGGGACCGGCTGGGAGTTCTTCAAGCGCGCCTGGGGGCTGTGGTTGCTGACCCCGTTGGCGTTCGCCATCCCGCTGCTCGCGCCTTTCCTCTATGCCGAATTCAAGGCGCGTGAATGGCGCTGGTGGCTGGCTGGCATCCGCATCGATGGCGTGAGCCTCTCCTCGAAGCTGCCGCATGACGCGTTCTACGGCCTCTACTGGAAGGTGGTCGGCTGGTCCCTGCTGCTGTTCACGCTGCTTGGATCCTGGATCGCCGGATGCACCGCGCTGGTGATGAGGCTCACCGGGCTCTCGATCGAGCAGCTGTTCGGGCCCGAGGCGGGCACGAGCATCCCGCTGCTGCTGTTGATGGCAATCGGCTATCTTGCCACGGCCCTTGCATTCAACATCGTGATGCGCGTCTATCTCCAGCGGGACCTCTGGGTGAAAGTGCTCGAGACGACGCATGTGCATGGCATCGAGGCGGCTGCGAACGCCAAGGCCGGCGGCGAGCTCGCCAGCGCGCTGGGCGAGGGCCTTGCCGACGGGCTGGATGTTGCGGGCTTCTAG
- a CDS encoding alpha/beta fold hydrolase, with product MGLKTSIACALIFCGLVFPANAAGIQLLDSDPALQGAIWYPCASEPKVVALGNLSVPAEFGLLGAKDCPVAGTKLPLIVFSHGRGAWFGAHHDTAEALADAGFIVAAINHPGDNANDSSRRDTLSVWATRPVEMIHLLDFMLHDWKDKAAVDPARVGVFGFSLGGAAGLVLAGTKPDFERLASLCQEKTGICAELRGGALRPDPPHDARVRAAVIVDPAPPVFTSENLAVIRIPLQFWRSELGGPGVGDGTGDARIAGSLPGKPELHVVPAGHYAFLAPCSTELAAAVPRICTDNPADFDRAGFHREFNPRVMRFFREHLVDEGGAR from the coding sequence GTGGGACTCAAGACGTCTATCGCTTGTGCCTTGATCTTCTGTGGTCTGGTCTTTCCCGCAAACGCTGCAGGCATCCAGCTTCTCGATTCAGATCCCGCTCTCCAGGGCGCCATTTGGTACCCTTGCGCGAGCGAGCCCAAGGTCGTGGCGCTCGGCAATCTTTCGGTGCCGGCCGAATTCGGCCTGCTGGGTGCGAAGGATTGTCCCGTCGCGGGGACCAAGCTGCCGCTGATCGTGTTCTCCCACGGCCGCGGCGCATGGTTCGGCGCGCATCATGACACGGCGGAGGCGCTGGCCGACGCCGGCTTCATCGTCGCCGCCATCAATCATCCCGGCGACAACGCCAACGACTCCTCGCGGCGCGATACGCTCTCCGTCTGGGCAACGCGCCCGGTCGAGATGATTCACCTGCTCGATTTCATGCTGCACGACTGGAAGGACAAGGCGGCCGTCGATCCCGCACGGGTCGGTGTGTTCGGCTTCTCCTTGGGCGGCGCTGCCGGCCTGGTGCTGGCCGGGACCAAGCCGGACTTCGAGAGGCTCGCAAGCCTTTGCCAGGAGAAGACCGGAATCTGCGCCGAGCTTCGCGGCGGCGCACTGCGGCCCGATCCGCCGCATGATGCGCGCGTTCGCGCCGCAGTGATCGTCGATCCGGCGCCACCCGTCTTCACGTCGGAAAATCTTGCTGTGATCCGGATCCCGTTGCAGTTCTGGCGATCAGAGCTGGGAGGACCGGGCGTCGGCGACGGTACGGGCGACGCGCGTATCGCTGGTAGCCTGCCGGGCAAGCCCGAACTGCACGTCGTGCCAGCCGGCCACTACGCCTTCCTCGCTCCCTGCTCGACGGAGCTCGCAGCCGCCGTACCGCGCATCTGCACCGACAATCCGGCAGATTTCGACAGGGCCGGCTTCCACCGCGAGTTCAACCCGAGGGTTATGCGGTTCTTCCGGGAGCATCTCGTCGACGAGGGCGGAGCGCGGTAG
- a CDS encoding DUF2927 domain-containing protein — protein sequence MIASRPLSHFSRTALLALSVLGCTADVCANAGAGGELPAIVSRQRSEKKSFTDGEIVDGFLKTAFGAEYHLAGRVDRIRKFDAPVRVFAESDGRADRKAQLAKVVADIARRVQHLDIAMTDDAEAANVRVKLVRDRDLYRTISTFYGAEKAREIRSSLDPQCLSGFRKNENFEIEHSDVILTVDNGDFVFLDCAYEEVLQSLGPINDTASVPWTMFNDNVSMGYFDVYDQYILNLLYDPRIKAGMTVLEVRGVLPEVLADVRAWVKQVNNLAE from the coding sequence ATGATCGCATCGCGCCCGCTTTCGCATTTCTCGCGCACCGCCCTGCTGGCCCTGTCGGTGCTGGGCTGCACCGCCGACGTCTGCGCGAATGCAGGCGCGGGAGGCGAGCTGCCGGCGATCGTCTCGCGCCAGCGCAGCGAGAAAAAGAGCTTTACCGACGGCGAGATCGTCGACGGCTTCCTCAAGACCGCGTTCGGCGCCGAGTATCATCTCGCCGGCCGCGTCGACCGCATCCGCAAATTCGACGCGCCGGTGCGCGTCTTCGCCGAGAGCGACGGCCGCGCCGACCGCAAGGCGCAGCTCGCCAAGGTCGTCGCCGATATTGCGAGGCGCGTGCAGCATCTGGACATCGCCATGACCGACGATGCCGAAGCCGCCAATGTCCGCGTCAAGCTGGTGCGCGACCGCGACCTCTATCGCACCATCTCGACCTTCTATGGTGCCGAGAAGGCGCGCGAGATCCGCTCCTCGCTCGATCCGCAATGTCTCTCCGGCTTCCGCAAGAACGAGAACTTCGAGATCGAGCATTCCGACGTCATCCTGACTGTCGACAATGGCGACTTCGTCTTCCTCGACTGCGCATATGAGGAAGTGCTGCAATCGCTCGGGCCGATCAACGACACCGCGAGCGTGCCCTGGACCATGTTCAACGACAATGTGTCGATGGGCTATTTCGACGTCTATGATCAGTACATCCTCAATCTGCTCTACGATCCGCGCATCAAGGCAGGCATGACGGTGCTGGAGGTCCGCGGCGTTCTGCCCGAGGTGCTCGCCGACGTCCGGGCCTGGGTGAAGCAGGTGAATAATCTGGCGGAGTAG
- a CDS encoding L,D-transpeptidase — protein sequence MNRFFAAPIAAIAVLTISAGGVSAAGMFDFTGTSSTGFLGGGASPIPRSTVMYPTNYAPGTIVINTGERRLYLVLSNGQALRYGIGVGRDGFRWGGVHHISAKKEWPDWTPPAQMIARRPDLPRHMRGGIENPLGARAMYLGSTLYRIHGSNEPETIGQAVSSGCFRMTNDDVTDLYGRVSVGTTVVVLNN from the coding sequence ATGAACCGGTTTTTTGCCGCACCGATCGCCGCCATCGCGGTCCTGACCATCAGCGCAGGCGGGGTGTCCGCGGCGGGGATGTTTGACTTCACTGGCACCAGCTCCACCGGCTTTCTCGGCGGCGGGGCGAGCCCGATCCCCCGCAGTACCGTCATGTATCCCACCAACTACGCCCCCGGCACGATCGTCATCAACACCGGGGAGCGGCGGCTCTACCTCGTGTTGTCGAACGGCCAGGCACTGCGCTACGGTATCGGCGTCGGCCGTGACGGTTTCCGCTGGGGCGGCGTGCATCACATCAGCGCCAAGAAGGAGTGGCCGGATTGGACGCCGCCGGCGCAGATGATTGCCCGCCGGCCGGACCTGCCGCGCCACATGCGCGGCGGTATCGAGAACCCGCTTGGCGCCCGCGCGATGTATCTGGGCTCGACCCTCTACCGCATCCACGGCTCCAACGAGCCGGAGACGATCGGACAGGCGGTCTCCTCCGGCTGCTTCCGCATGACCAACGACGACGTGACCGACCTCTATGGCCGCGTCTCGGTCGGCACCACCGTCGTCGTCCTGAACAACTAG
- a CDS encoding cytochrome P450 — translation MHGTIESTVTRASLHERAASLPLEQLDPGHPELFRTDALWPYFDRLRREDPVHYCKDSMFGPYWSVTRYNDIMEIETNHSVFSSAASLGGITIRDIDPDLRRESFIAMDPPRHAAQRKTVAPMFTPTHLDELALNIRKRSAECLDNLPRGEEFDWVDRVSIELTTQMLAVLFDFPWEDRRKLTRWSDVATTIPGSGGLVATEDQRQAELLECATYFSRLWKERIAQPPKSDLLSMLAHGAATRDMDAKNFLGNLILLIVGGNDTTRNTMSGSIYALSQHPEQYRKLRENPALLDSFVPEVIRWQTPLAHMRRTALADFEFRGKQIKKGDKVVMWYISGNRDEEAIERPYEFIIDRARPRTHLSFGFGIHRCVGLRLAELQLKIIWEEILKRFDHIDVVGEPKRVYSSFVKGYETLPVRIAA, via the coding sequence ATGCATGGGACCATCGAGAGCACAGTCACGCGCGCGAGCTTGCATGAGCGCGCCGCATCGCTGCCGCTGGAGCAGCTCGATCCCGGCCATCCCGAACTGTTCAGGACCGATGCGCTCTGGCCCTATTTCGATCGCCTGCGCCGCGAAGACCCCGTGCACTATTGCAAGGACTCGATGTTCGGCCCGTACTGGTCCGTGACCCGGTACAACGACATCATGGAGATCGAGACCAACCATTCGGTGTTCTCCTCCGCCGCTTCGCTCGGCGGCATCACCATCCGCGACATCGATCCCGATTTGCGCCGCGAGAGCTTCATTGCCATGGACCCGCCGCGTCATGCAGCCCAGCGCAAGACCGTGGCGCCGATGTTCACGCCGACGCATCTGGACGAGCTCGCGCTCAACATCCGCAAGCGCTCGGCCGAGTGCCTGGACAATCTGCCTCGAGGGGAGGAGTTCGACTGGGTCGACCGGGTCTCGATCGAGCTCACCACGCAGATGCTCGCGGTGCTCTTCGACTTCCCCTGGGAAGACCGCCGCAAGCTGACGCGCTGGTCCGATGTCGCGACCACCATTCCCGGCTCCGGCGGTCTCGTCGCCACCGAGGACCAGCGGCAGGCCGAGCTCCTGGAATGTGCAACTTACTTTTCGCGGCTGTGGAAGGAGCGCATCGCGCAGCCGCCGAAGAGCGATCTGCTCTCGATGCTGGCGCATGGCGCGGCGACACGCGACATGGACGCGAAGAATTTCCTGGGCAACCTGATCCTTCTGATCGTGGGCGGCAACGACACCACGCGCAACACCATGTCCGGCTCGATCTACGCGCTCAGCCAGCATCCGGAGCAGTATCGGAAGCTGCGGGAAAATCCTGCGCTGCTGGACAGTTTCGTGCCCGAGGTGATCCGCTGGCAGACGCCGCTCGCCCATATGCGTCGCACCGCGCTGGCCGATTTCGAGTTCCGCGGCAAGCAAATCAAGAAGGGTGACAAAGTCGTGATGTGGTACATCTCGGGCAACCGCGACGAGGAGGCGATCGAAAGACCCTACGAATTCATCATTGACCGCGCCCGGCCACGCACGCATCTCTCGTTCGGCTTCGGCATCCACCGCTGCGTGGGCTTGCGGCTCGCCGAGCTGCAATTGAAGATCATCTGGGAAGAGATTTTGAAGCGCTTCGATCATATTGACGTGGTTGGCGAACCCAAGCGGGTTTATTCGAGTTTCGTGAAGGGCTATGAGACTCTGCCGGTCAGGATTGCGGCGTGA
- a CDS encoding LysR substrate-binding domain-containing protein: MDFRQLRTFSCVAELGSLSKASDTLRVAQPALSRQIKLLEHELRTELFTRNGRGMVLTDAGRLLLARTSGIVRQIDQIRDDIQSAQGPLSGHVVLGLVPTVSCVLSARFARRCVETYPGITLRIVESYSGHLVEWLHRGEMDLAILYGRSADLHLTVQSLGRDNIVAVGPRGCGLARKKSVEIGWLLRQRLVLPSHSHGLRALIEHAAAQRKIKLNVQLEADSFRVLTSLVEEGLGFALLPPSSVHGEVADGRLETAGVSKPMTRELIVASPIDRTVSTATVAVAALLREEVAACRKDGVWDIKLA; the protein is encoded by the coding sequence ATGGATTTCCGTCAGCTCAGGACCTTCAGTTGCGTGGCCGAGCTCGGCAGCCTTTCCAAGGCGTCCGACACCTTGCGCGTGGCGCAGCCGGCGCTGAGCCGCCAGATCAAGCTTCTGGAACACGAGCTGCGCACCGAGTTGTTCACCCGCAACGGCCGCGGCATGGTGCTGACCGACGCCGGTCGCCTGCTGCTCGCGCGCACCTCCGGCATCGTCCGGCAGATCGACCAGATCCGCGATGACATCCAGTCCGCGCAGGGACCGCTCTCGGGCCATGTCGTGCTCGGCCTGGTTCCGACCGTGAGCTGCGTGCTGTCGGCGCGGTTCGCCCGCCGCTGCGTGGAAACCTATCCAGGCATCACGCTGCGCATCGTCGAAAGCTACAGCGGCCATCTGGTCGAATGGCTGCATCGCGGGGAGATGGATCTTGCGATCCTCTACGGGCGCTCGGCCGATCTGCATCTCACCGTGCAGAGCCTGGGACGCGACAACATCGTCGCGGTCGGTCCGCGCGGCTGCGGGCTCGCCCGCAAGAAGAGCGTCGAGATCGGGTGGCTGCTCAGGCAGCGGCTGGTTCTGCCCAGTCATTCGCACGGTCTCCGGGCGCTGATCGAGCACGCGGCCGCGCAGCGCAAGATCAAGCTCAACGTCCAGCTCGAGGCGGATTCGTTCCGCGTGCTGACGAGCCTCGTCGAGGAGGGCCTCGGATTTGCCCTGCTGCCGCCCTCGTCGGTGCATGGTGAGGTCGCTGATGGGCGACTGGAAACCGCCGGTGTCTCGAAGCCGATGACGCGCGAGCTCATTGTTGCCTCTCCGATCGACCGCACCGTCTCGACGGCGACTGTTGCCGTCGCAGCGCTCCTGCGCGAGGAAGTGGCAGCCTGCCGCAAGGACGGCGTCTGGGACATCAAATTGGCATAA